In one Myripristis murdjan chromosome 5, fMyrMur1.1, whole genome shotgun sequence genomic region, the following are encoded:
- the lsm3 gene encoding U6 snRNA-associated Sm-like protein LSm3 — protein sequence MADEVEQQQTTNTVEEPLDLIRLSLDERIYVKMRNDRELRGRLHAYDQHLNMILGDVEETVTTVEIDEETYEELYKSTKRNIPMLFVRGDGVVLVAPPLRVG from the exons CAACAGACCACCAACACGGTGGAGGAGCCCCTGGATCTGATCAGACTGAGTTTGGATGAGAGGATTTATGTCAAGATGAGGAACGACAGGGAGCTGCGTGGCAGGCTGCAT GCTTACGACCAGCACCTGAACATGATCCTGGGCGATGTGGAGGAGACTGTTACAACGGTGGAGATTGATGAGGAGACATATGAGGAACTCTACAAG TCAACCAAGAGGAATATTCCCATGCTGTTTGTCAGAGGAGATGGAGTGGTCCTCGTAGCCCCACCTCTTAGGGTGGGCTAA